A genomic segment from Gossypium hirsutum isolate 1008001.06 chromosome D04, Gossypium_hirsutum_v2.1, whole genome shotgun sequence encodes:
- the LOC107940456 gene encoding flavonol synthase/flavanone 3-hydroxylase: MEVERVQAIVSSSLTEDNIPTEFIRPEDEQPAITTFHGPIPDIPVIDFSDPDQDNIIRLIANACRDWGIFQVVNHGIPFDLIQTLQLVGKQFFNLPQEEKEVYAKPPSAHTIEGYGSKVGEDVNGKKNWSDYLFHRIWPASCINHQFWPKNPPSYRAVNEEYAQEVRKVVDKLFKWLSIGLGLEADVLKEGAGGEEIEYLMKINYYPPCPRPDLTLGVASHTDLSAMTVLVPNEVPGLQVFKDDHWIDAKYIPGALIVHIGDQIEILSNGKYKSVLHRTTVDKKKTRMSWPVFLEPPGEFVVGSLPQLVDPQNPPKYKPKKFKDYSYCKLNKLPQ; this comes from the exons ATGGAGGTGGAGCGAGTCCAAGCCATTGTTTCATCATCTCTAACTGAAGACAATATCCCAACAGAGTTTATTCGACCCGAGGATGAACAACCTGCAATCACAACATTTCATGGTCCCATCCCTGATATCCCTGTAATCGATTTCAGCGACCCTGATCAGGATAATATCATCCGTTTGATTGCCAATGCTTGCAGAGATTGGGGGATATTCCAGGTTGTGAACCATGGGATACCCTTTGATCTAATCCAAACACTGCAACTAGTTGGAAAGCAGTTCTTCAATCTACCACAAGAAGAGAAAGAGGTGTATGCTAAGCCTCCTAGTGCACACACCATTGAAGGGTATGGAAGCAAGGTTGGGGAAGATGTTAATGGAAAGAAGAACTGGTCTGATTACCTTTTCCACAGGATATGGCCTGCTTCCTGTATTAACCACCAGTTCTGGCCCAAAAATCCTCCTTCTTACAG AGCGGTGAACGAAGAGTATGCGCAAGAGGTGAGAAAGGTGGTGGATAAGCTGTTTAAATGGCTATCAATAGGGCTTGGGCTTGAAGCAGATGTCCTGAAAGAAGGAGCAGGAGGAGAGGAGATTGAGTATCTGATGAAGATAAACTATTATCCGCCATGTCCACGTCCTGATCTTACTCTTGGGGTTGCTTCCCACACTGATCTTTCTGCCATGACTGTGTTGGTGCCCAACGAGGTCCCTGGATTGCAGGTATTCAAGGATGACCATTGGATTGACGCCAAGTACATCCCTGGCGCCCTCATTGTTCACATTGGCGACCAAATTGAG ATACTAAGCAATGGAAAGTACAAGTCAGTGTTGCATCGGACAACAGTAGATAAGAAGAAAACAAGGATGTCATGGCCTGTATTCTTGGAGCCTCCAGGGGAATTTGTGGTTGGGTCACTTCCTCAGCTTGTTGATCCTCAAAATCCCCCTAAATATAAGCCCAAGAAATTCAAGGACTATAGTTATTGTAAACTTAACAAATTACCCCAGTAA
- the LOC107940452 gene encoding flavonol synthase/flavanone 3-hydroxylase, translating into MEVERVQAIVSSSLAKDNIPLEFVRPEDEQPAITTFHGLIPDIPVIDFNHPDQDHIIHLIANASRDWGIFQVVNHGIPFHLIQKLQQVGKEFFDLPQEEKEVYAKPPGALTLEGYGSKIGKDVNGKKNWADHLFHKIWPASCINHQFWPKNPPSYRPVNEEYAQEVRKVVDKLFEWLSMGLGLEADVLKQGVGGEEIEYMMKINYYPPCPRPDLTLGVTSHTDLSAMTVLVPNEVPGLQVFKDGHWIDAKYIPGALIIHIGDQIEILSNGKYKAVLHRTTVDKEKTRMSWPVFLEPPGEFVVGPLPQLLDPQIPPKYKPKKFKDYSYCKFHKLPQY; encoded by the exons ATGGAGGTGGAACGAGTCCAAGCCATTGTTTCTTCATCTCTAGCTAAAGACAATATCCCACTAGAGTTTGTTCGACCCGAAGATGAACAACCTGCAATTACAACATTTCATGGTCTCATCCCTGACATCCCTGTTATCGATTTCAACCACCCTGATCAGGATCATATCATCCATTTGATTGCCAACGCTAGCAGGGATTGGGGGATATTCCAGGTTGTGAACCACGGGATACCCTTTCATCTAATTCAAAAACTGCAACAAGTTGGAAAGGAGTTCTTTGATCTCCCTCAGGAAGAGAAAGAAGTGTATGCTAAGCCACCCGGTGCACTCACCCTTGAAGGCTATGGAAGCAAGATCGGGAAAGATGTTAATGGAAAGAAGAACTGGGCTGATCACCTTTTTCATAAGATATGGCCTGCTTCATGCATTAACCACCAGTTTTGGCCCAAAAATCCTCCTTCTTACAG ACCAGTGAACGAGGAGTATGCACAGGAGGTGAGGAAGGTGGTGGATAAACTGTTCGAATGGCTGTCAATGGGGCTAGGGCTTGAAGCAGATGTTTTGAAACAAGGAGTAGGAGGTGAGGAGATTGAGTATATGATGAAGATAAATTATTATCCGCCATGTCCACGCCCTGATCTTACCCTTGGGGTAACATCCCACACTGATCTTTCTGCCATGACTGTGTTGGTGCCCAACGAGGTCCCTGGATTGCAGGTCTTCAAGGATGGCCATTGGATCGACGCCAAATATATCCCCGGCGCCCTTATTATTCACATTGGCGACCAAATTGAG atACTAAGCAACGGGAAGTACAAGGCAGTGCTGCATCGAACAACAGTAGACAAGGAGAAAACGAGGATGTCATGGCCCGTATTCTTGGAGCCTCCAGGGGAATTTGTCGTTGGCCCACTTCCTCAACTCCTTGATCCCCAAATTCCTCCTAAATATAAGCCTAAGAAATTCAAGGACTATAGTTATTGTAAATTTCACAAACTACCCCAGTACTGA